The Elusimicrobiota bacterium nucleotide sequence GATCGTCCCGGCGCCCCGGTCGAGGACCATGAGGCGGGCCGAGTCGCGCGGCTCGGCCGCCGACGAGGCGATCTGCGATTCGGGATACTCGTAGTCGAAATCGGAGAGCGGCAGGCTCACTCGTCCACCTCCGACAAGGCGGAGCCGGGGAAGTAGAAGGTCAGGATCCGGCCGTAGCTGCGCCCTTTCTCGGCCTGCAGGCGCGCGCCCCACTGGCACAGGCCCACGCCGTGGCCCGAGCCGCCGCCGACGAACTCGACGCCTTTCTTGAGCAGGTTCACGCTCTTGATGCGCACGCTCTTCATCTCGCCCGCGCCGAGCGACCCGCGCAGCTCCGAGGCCTTCACCACGACGCTCTCCCCGCCGCTGCGGACGAGGAAGGTGCGCACGTAGCCCGCCGCGTCGCGCGCGCCGATGCGCAGGCTCTTCAGCGGGCTGTTGAGCATCTGCCGCTCCGAGATCGCCGCCGTCAGGTCCGCCCAGGCGAAGTAGGCGATCCACTTCATGTGCGGCGACGGCGCGCACCACGGGTCGCGCACGCCGCGCAGCGGGCGGGGAATCTCCTCCGAGCCGCCCCACGCGGCGCCCGCGTCGGTGGTCGCACCCCCGCAGCAGGCGTGGTAGTACACGCGCAGGAGCCTCCCGTTCCAGCCCAGGACCTCGCCGCGCGTCTGGCGCACGGCCGCGCGCACGTTCTCGTTGACCAAGGTCATGCCCTTGTACACCTGGGAGCGCGTGTCGGCGGTCAGGTCGAAGCCGTCCTTGCGGAACTTGCCCAGGTTCGCGTAGGTGAAGGTCCGGGCGACGACGGCCTGCGCCTTCAGCGCCTCGAGCGGCCAGTCCGGGTCCATCTCGTGGGGCAGGACGCCCTCGAGATACTCCTCGACGGAGGCCTCCTCGACGACGGTCACCGTCTGCCCGGGATCGAGGCGGAGGATCAGGGCGCCGCGATAGAGGTGCGGCCCGACCCGGATGCGCGCGCCTTCGGACGGGACGAGGCGGGTCTCCGACTTCAAGCGGAGGTCGGCCAGGCGCAGGCCGCCCTCGCGCGGCCGCAAGGTCAGCTCGCCCTTCCATTCGAGAGGCTTGCTCTTGGTCCCGGGTTGGGCGACCATGATCTTTCCCTCGGGCATGATCTTGGCCGAGCCCGCCTGGCGCACGATGGCGACCTGGACGGTCCCGGCGGAGGCGGACATCGCGGCCGCCAAGGCGAGCGCCGTCGCCGCGATCACAGAAGGTCGAGCGCCCGGCGCGGAGCCTTGAGGCCCAGGTGCGCGTACGCCTTCGGCGTGGCGGTGCGGCCGCGCGGCGTGCGGGCAAGGAAGCCCGCCTGGATGAGGAACGGCTCGACGACGTCGGTGACGGTGTCGAGCTCCTCGCTGACCGCGATGGCCAGGTTCTCGACGCCCACGGGGCCGCCGTCGAACTTCTCGATGACGGCGCGCAGCAGGCGCCGGTCCATCGGGTCCAGCCCCTCGGCGTCCACCTCGAGCTTCGACAGGGCGTGGCGCGCGACCTCGCCGTCGATCTTGCCGCCGCCGTCCACCTG carries:
- a CDS encoding SpoIID/LytB domain-containing protein; the encoded protein is MIAATALALAAAMSASAGTVQVAIVRQAGSAKIMPEGKIMVAQPGTKSKPLEWKGELTLRPREGGLRLADLRLKSETRLVPSEGARIRVGPHLYRGALILRLDPGQTVTVVEEASVEEYLEGVLPHEMDPDWPLEALKAQAVVARTFTYANLGKFRKDGFDLTADTRSQVYKGMTLVNENVRAAVRQTRGEVLGWNGRLLRVYYHACCGGATTDAGAAWGGSEEIPRPLRGVRDPWCAPSPHMKWIAYFAWADLTAAISERQMLNSPLKSLRIGARDAAGYVRTFLVRSGGESVVVKASELRGSLGAGEMKSVRIKSVNLLKKGVEFVGGGSGHGVGLCQWGARLQAEKGRSYGRILTFYFPGSALSEVDE